CGGTCGAACTGCGCGAGGCCCAGGCCGTCGCGCAGCAGCTGGTTGAGCACGCCGTACTCGGTGTCGACGATCCAGCCCCACACGATCGTGGCGGTGAGGGCCGGCATCGACCACGCGAGCAGCAGACCCACGCTCACGAGGATGCGGAACGGCGTCGGGAGACGCTGCATGAGCAGGGCGATGAGGGTGCCGAGCACCATCGTCACGGCCACGCAGACGGCGGCGAAGCCGACGGTGCGGCCGAGCACCTCCCAGAAGACGGGATCGGTGAGCACGCCGACGTAGTTGTCGAGGCCCACCCACTCGGCGGGCTGCCCGAACGCCTGCGCGCGGCCGAACTCCTGGAAGGAGAGGATGACGAGCTGCAGCAGCGGCCAGCCGATGATCGCGAGCACGACGATGGTCGCGGGCGCGAGCAGCGCGTACGGCAGGGCGCCCGCGCGGCGGCGGTCGCGGCTCGCAGGCCGGCGGCCGGGTGGCGGGGCGATGGCGGTGACCGCGGGGCTCGCTGCGGTCGGCACCTGGGTCTGCACCATGGAAGTGGTCCTCCTAGGATCGTGTCGGCCTTCCTAGGGCCGGATGCGGTCGGCGCGGCGGGCGATGCCGCGCCGACCGCATCGTCTGGTCGGACTCGAAGGGCCTAGCCGTTGAGGATGGCCTCGATGTCCTCGTCGGCCTGCTCGGCGAGGGCCCGCACGTCGCCGCCCTGGGCGATGCTCACGAACAGGTCCTGCATGATGCCGGCAGCCTCGACGTCGGCCCACTTCGGCGATGCCGGCGTGAGTCGAGCGTTGCCCGCAGCCTCGGTCGTCGCCTCGGCCGACGCGTCGGTGCCCAGGGTGCTCGCGAGCGAGAGGCGGGCCGGCACGAGGCCGTTCTCGCCGTACACCGTCTGGAAGTCGTCGCCGAGGATGATCTCGAGGGCGTCGAGCGCGAGCTCGGGGTGCTCGGTGCGGGCCGAGATGGCGATGTTCGAGCCGCCGGCCATGACGGAGGCTGCGCCGCCGTCCATGCCGGGCAGCGCGTACACGCCGAGCGTCGCCTCCGCGTCGGGGCAGCCGGGCGTCTCGGCGTCGGCGGGCGCGAGGATCGAGCCGCGCAGCCACGTCGGCGCGGAGACCTGCAGCGTCGTGCCGTCGCAGTAGCCGACCTGCGCGTTCGTCTCGTTGGCGTCGACCGGGGCGAGGGACGCGCCCTGCATCACGGCCTGCACC
The sequence above is a segment of the Agrococcus jejuensis genome. Coding sequences within it:
- a CDS encoding carbohydrate ABC transporter permease gives rise to the protein MVQTQVPTAASPAVTAIAPPPGRRPASRDRRRAGALPYALLAPATIVVLAIIGWPLLQLVILSFQEFGRAQAFGQPAEWVGLDNYVGVLTDPVFWEVLGRTVGFAAVCVAVTMVLGTLIALLMQRLPTPFRILVSVGLLLAWSMPALTATIVWGWIVDTEYGVLNQLLRDGLGLAQFDRHSWLIEPMSFMGVAVVIIVWGAIPFVAFTVFAGLTQVPGEQLEAAALDGAGPVQRFTAIVLPQVAPILVIATILQIIWDLRVFTQIFALQDIGGIRGETSTLGVYIYQTAIAGGEFGEGGALAIITMAAISVASIALVRRMLRADS